One Diospyros lotus cultivar Yz01 chromosome 1, ASM1463336v1, whole genome shotgun sequence genomic window carries:
- the LOC127791080 gene encoding uncharacterized protein LOC127791080, whose product MINEERPTNERVIVMVEGAKAAADKSGAAPLEYALREVTRPSDEVFVLAVFNAKAEAETEASPLPSTGCCCMGEERLDQNSNTNTSDRDSCIWFLEEEINQRKETYQQIFRPYYDRCKGSGVKFRVKIAASFQPLALVAEEANNVDATWIVMDRCFVGEQSFQIYRASCSVALVSSDEVIVANRNSIVQELNPNPKSLENKYEARFPSLASTINGGGESSNTSNNPAELLPGKSSASDDDNIILTGFSKVNLAARMPLQLSWEVLEEVTGGFTRMTCMEENESCKLYCGYLSDHHSQFLVKILPGQLDYVVEAEKKAASAMYHRNILGLFGYHISEDATVLVYPFTRRWTLNKFLHCLKGKRLKLTFPEKLKVAIGIARGVRYMHEECPRGPIVHGDLRPCNIFLNSDLEPLARPLLLQRAYHELLDEDTEYVDMYGIYRVMSVAAQCLRAKPISRPFMTEVICLLKGETSCAVELSPSSEDSSSTDLVV is encoded by the exons ATGATTAATGAAGAGAGGCCTACTAACGAGCGAGTGATTGTTATGGTGGAAGGAGCCAAGGCCGCCGCCGACAAGAGCGGCGCTGCGCCCCTTGAATATGCTCTGCGCGAAGTGACGCGGCCCAGCGACGAGGTTTTCGTTCTCGCCGTGTTCAATGCCAAGGCGGAGGCCGAGACCGAGGCATCGCCTTTGCCGAGCACGGGTTGTTGTTGTATGGGGGAAGAACGGTTGGATCAGAATTCGAATACAAACACAAGTGACCGAGATTCATGTATCTGGTTTCTAGAGGAAGAGATTAATCAGAGAAAGGAGACGTACCAGCAGATCTTTAGACCTTACTACGATAGATGCAAGGGCAGTGGG GTAAAGTTCCGTGTGAAGATCGCGGCCAGCTTTCAGCCACTGGCCTTGGTAGCCGAAGAGGCAAACAATGTGGACGCCACTTGGATTGTCATGGACAG GTGTTTTGTTGGCGAGCAAAGTTTCCAAATATACAGAGCCAGTTGCAGCGTGGCTCTGGTGAGCAGCGACGAGGTGATTGTCGCCAATAGGAATTCGATAGTCCAAGAACTAAATCCCAATCCAAAATCTCTTGAAAACAAATATGAAGCACGTTTTCCTTCTCTTGCTAGTACGATTAATGGAGGCGGCGAGTCGTCAAATACAAGCAACAATCCGGCGGAGTTGCTGCCGGGAAAGAGCTCTGCTTCCGATGACGACAATATCATCCTCACTGGATTTTCCAAGGTCAATCTGGCGGCGAGAATGCCATTGCAACTAAGCTGGGAAGTGCTCGAGGAAGTAACAGGCGGATTCACAAGAATGACTTGCATGGAGGAGAACGAGAGTTGTAAGTTATACTGTGGATATTTAAGCGACCATCACTCACAATTTTTAGTGAAAATATTGCCTGGACAACTGGATTACGTCGTGGAAGCAGAAAAGAAAGCAGCTTCGGCTATGTATCATAGAAATATATTGGGCTTGTTTGGTTATCACATAAGCGAAGATGCCACGGTCCTCGTCTACCCCTTTACCAGAAGATGGACATTGAACAAGTTTCTCCACT GCTTGAAGGGGAAGCGCTTAAAGTTGACGTTTCCAGAAAAATTGAAGGTGGCCATAGGAATTGCTCGAGGTGTTCGGTACATGCATGAAGAATGCCCTCGAGGCCCCATTGTTCATGGCGACTTGCGGCCATGCAACATTTTTCTGAACTCTGACTTGGAGCCACtg gCTCGACCATTGTTACTACAAAGAGCATACCATGAATTGTTGGATGAAGACACAGAATATGTTGACATGTATGGAATATATAGAGTGATGAGTGTTGCAGCTCAATGCCTGAGGGCTAAGCCAATTTCCCGACCTTTCATGACGGAG GTAATCTGCCTTCTTAAGGGAGAAACTTCATGTGCGGTGGAACTATCGCCATCATCGGAGGATAGTTCGAGTACAGACCTTGTCGtttag
- the LOC127791144 gene encoding exopolygalacturonase clone GBGE184-like — protein sequence MINSKGFHMKISDSSNFTVTNITVTAPGDSPNTDGIHISGSDLVSVSKSVIGTGDDCISIGDGTTNLAVSEITCGPGHGISIGSLGQRENEDSVRGVTVTNCTLSNTTNGARIKTWHDSPAIEASGIVFEDIVMNGVKNPIIIDQHYGAKNKPGASNVKVSDVHYKNIRGTTITNTVVALNCSDAVPCEGIEVMDVDFTLDAAVAATAKYPTLSNACTNAKAVFTGKQNPPPCL from the exons ATGATCAACAGCAAAGGATTCCACATGAAAATCTCCGATTCCAGCAACTTCACAGTGACGAACATTACCGTAACTGCGCCTGGGGATAGCCCTAACACGGATGGGATACATATAAGCGGATCCGATCTCGTCAGCGTTTCAAAGTCCGTCATAGGAACCGGAGATGACTGCATCTCTATAGGTGACGGCACTACAAATCTCGCCGTCTCGGAGATCACCTGTGGCCCTGGACACGGAATTAG TATTGGCAGCCTTGGCCAGCGCGAGAATGAAGACAGTGTGAGGGGAGTTACGGTGACTAACTGTACACTTTCAAATACGACGAATGGTGCAAGGATCAAAACCTGGCACGACTCGCCTGCAATAGAAGCTTCCGGGATTGTTTTCGAAGATATAGTGATGAACGGTGTGAAAAACCCCATCATCATAGATCAGCATTACGGTGCCAAGAACAAGCCAGGG GCATCTAACGTGAAGGTCAGCGATGTTCATTACAAGAACATCAGGGGAACCACAATCACCAATACTGTGGTTGCTCTGAATTGCAGCGACGCGGTCCCCTGTGAGGGCATTGAAGTGATGGACGTTGATTTCACCCTTGACGCCGCCGTCGCCGCCACTGCAAAGTATCCCACTCTTTCCAACGCGTGCACGAATGCTAAGGCGGTCTTCACCGGCAAACAGAACCCGCCGCCTTGCCTATGA
- the LOC127799838 gene encoding sucrose synthase 2, translated as MATPKLSRIPSMRERVEDTLSAHRNELISLLSRYVGQGKGILQPHSLFDELDNIIGEDSAREKLRDGPFSEVLKSAQEAIILPPFVAIAVRPRPGVWEFVRVNVHQLSVEQLSVSEYLGFKEDLVDGNANDKFVLELDFEPFYATFPRPTRSSSIGNGVQFLNRHLSSIMFRNRDSLEPLLNFLRAHKHKGHGFMLNDRIYTIPRLQSALSKAEDYLSKLPPDTPYSEFEYDLQGMGFEKGWGDTAERVLEMMHLLSDILQAPDPSALETFLGRIPMVFNVVILSIHGYFGQANVLGLPDTGGQVVYILDQVRALEHEMLLKIKQQGLDITPRILIVTRLIPDAKGTSCNQRLERVSGTEYSHILRVPFRTEKGVLRKWISRFDIWPYLETFAEDAGSEMVAELQGVPDLIIGNYSDGNLVASLLSHKMGVTQCTIAHALEKTKYPDSDIYWKKFEDKYHFSCQFTADLISMNNSDFIITSTYQEIAGTKNTVGQYESHTAFTLPSLYRVVHGIDVFDPKFNIVSPGADMTIYFPYSEEDKRLTALHGSIEKLLYDPAQNDEHIGKLSDPSKPVIFSMARLDRVKNITGLVECYAKNSKLRELANLVVVAGYNDVKKSSDREEIAEIEKMHALIKQYNLDGQLRWISAQTNRARNGELYRYIADNRGAFVQPAFYEAFGLTVVESMTCGLPTFATCHGGPAEIIEDGVSGYHIDPYHPDKLSALLADFFQRCKEEPGHWEKISKGGLQRIYERYTWKIYSERLMTLAGVYGFWKFVSKLERRETRRYLEMFYILKYRDLVKSVPLAVDEEH; from the exons ATGGCCACCCCTAAATTATCCCGAATTCCCAGCATGCGGGAGCGGGTCGAGGACACCCTCTCCGCTCATCGCAACGAACTCATCTCTCTCCTCTCCAG GTATGTGGGTCAGGGGAAGGGGATTTTGCAACCGCATAGTTTGTTCGATGAACTCGACAACATAATCGGCGAAGACTCAGCGAGGGAAAAGCTCAGGGATGGGCCCTTCAGTGAAGTCCTTAAGTCTGCCCAG GAAGCCATAATTCTGCCCCCATTTGTGGCCATAGCAGTACGTCCAAGGCCTGGTGTTTGGGAATTCGTACGTGTCAATGTGCATCAACTAAGTGTAGAGCAGCTGAGTGTTTCTGAATATCTTGGCTTCAAAGAAGATCTTGTAGACGGGAA CGCCAATGATAAGTTTGTGCTGGAGCTTGATTTTGAACCCTTCTATGCAACGTTTCCCCGCCCAACTCGGTCTTCGTCCATTGGCAATGGTGTTCAATTCCTCAATCGACACCTCTCCTCGATCATGTTTCGCAATAGAGATTCTTTGGAACCGTTGCTTAATTTCCTCCGGGCACACAAACATAAAGGGCAT GGCTTCATGTTGAACGATCGAATTTATACCATACCTAGACTTCAATCAGCATTGTCAAAAGCAGAGGATTATCTCTCTAAGCTACCACCTGATACACCCTATTCTGAGTTTGAATATGA CTTGCAAGGAATGGGCTTTGAAAAAGGTTGGGGTGATACTGCAGAACGAGTTTTGGAGATGATGCATCTGCTCTCGGACATCCTCCAAGCTCCCGATCCTTCTGCCTTGGAGACATTTCTTGGTAGAATACCAATGGTGTTTAACGTTGTTATTTTGTCCATACATGGGTACTTTGGACAAGCAAATGTCTTAGGATTGCCCGACACTGGTGGCCAG GTTGTGTACATACTGGATCAAGTACGTGCCTTGGAGCATGAAATGCTTTTGAAAATAAAGCAGCAAGGACTGGACATCACCCCTAGAATTCTTATT GTGACACGATTAATACCTGATGCGAAAGGTACTTCGTGCAATCAGAGGCTCGAAAGAGTCAGTGGAACAGAATACTCTCATATTCTAAGAGTCCCTTTCAGAACAGAGAAAGGCGTTCTCCGTAAATGGATCTCAAGATTTGATATATGGCCTTACCTGGAGACCTTTGCagag GATGCCGGTAGTGAAATGGTTGCAGAGTTACAAGGTGTTCCTGATCTGATTATTGGCAACTACAGTGATGGGAATCTTGTTGCATCTTTGTTATCGCATAAAATGGGAGTAACGCAG TGCACCATTGCTCACGCCTTGGAGAAAACAAAATATCCAGATTCTGATATATATTGGAAAAAGTTCGAGGATAAATACCACTTCTCTTGTCAATTTACTGCTGACTTAATTTCCATGAACAACTCAGATTTTATCATCACTAGTACGTACCAAGAGATTGCAGGAAC GAAGAATACTGTTGGACAGTACGAAAGCCATACAGCTTTCACCCTTCCAAGCCTCTATCGAGTTGTTCATGGGATTGATGTTTTTGATCCTAAGTTCAATATTGTCTCTCCTGGAGCAGATATGACCATTTACTTTCCATATTCAGAAGAGGATAAAAGACTCACTGCTCTACATGGTTCAATTGAAAAGTTGTTGTACGATCCTGCTCAGAACGATGAGCACAT TGGAAAACTGAGCGATCCATCAAAGCCCGTAATTTTCTCCATGGCAAGGCTTGACCGGGTGAAAAACATTACAGGACTGGTAGAGTGCTACGCTAAAAATAGCAAGCTAAGGGAACTAGCAAACCTTGTTGTGGTAGCAGGTTATAATGATGTGAAGAAATCCAGTGACAGAGAAGAAATTGCAGAAATTGAGAAGATGCATGCCCTCATTAAGCAATACAACTTGGATGGCCAGCTAAGATGGATATCAGCCCAAACCAATCGAGCACGTAATGGGGAGCTCTATCGCTACATAGCTGACAATAGAGGGGCTTTTGTGCAG CCTGCATTCTATGAAGCATTTGGGCTTACAGTCGTGGAGTCCATGACCTGTGGGCTTCCAACATTTGCCACTTGCCATGGTGGTCCTGCTGAGATTATTGAAGATGGCGTCTCAGGGTACCATATCGATCCATATCACCCCGATAAGCTTTCTGCACTTCTAGCCGATTTTTTCCAACGCTGCAAGGAGGAACCCGGCCACTGGGAGAAAATCTCCAAAGGTGGCCTTCAAAGGATCTATGAAAG GTATACCTGGAAAATCTACTCAGAAAGGCTGATGACATTGGCTGGGGTTTATGGTTTCTGGAAGTTCGTTTCGAAACTTGAGAGGCGTGAAACCCGGCGATACCTTGAGATGTTTTACATTCTGAAATACCGTGATCTG GTGAAGTCTGTTCCCCTGGCTGTTGACGAGGAGCATTAG